Part of the Candidatus Brocadia sinica JPN1 genome, GACTTCTCCGTACAGTTTTGCATTTTCTATTGCAACAGCCGCTTGATAAGCCAGGGTAAAGAGAATTTCTTCATCCTCCAGGGTAAATCGCTCATCGTTGACCTTATTTGCCAGGAACAACCCGCCTATGACCGTATGGTTCATTTTAATCGGCACACCCAAAAGCGTATCGATAGGAGGATGATTTACCGGCAAACTTGCATGATATTGGTCATTTGCCACATTATCCAGCCGCAGGGACATACCTTTCGATAGCACCCTCTCCAAAAACCCACAAGACCGCACCATGGCTTTAGCGCCCTCGCTTAGAGCTTTCGACAGCGCCATCCCTCCAAACCCACCCTTCGATTGACCTTCACCACAAACCGCTTCCGATGGATTCGGCAGAGAAACCTTGAAATGTTTTATCTCTTCACCGCCCTCATCTGACAAAAGAAGAGCACTCATTTCGGCATTAATCAGCCTTTTGGCAATATTGGCAATGTCCTGCAATAATCGATCAATCTCAATATGGGAATGTACCTCTATCGCCACATCATTAAGATACTTGAGCTGTTCAATCTTCCGCTTAATAGAGGCAATCATGACATTAAAGGTTCTTCCTAACTGTCCAATCTCATCACCATGCGTAAAAGGGACTTCTTTGGTAAAATCACCCCTGGCGATCTCTTTCGATATTGAGGTAAAAACATTGATACGTTTTGTTCCCAATCGTCCAACGGCGATAGACACTCCCGCAACGACACAGGCTATAACACCAGCAATACTTAAAACATAAGACATATGGCTTTTCACAGGCTCAAGAAAGGTCGCTTCGGGTATCGTGCCAATAATCCGCCATCCGTTACTTGTAACCCTGAGCACCGAATGATAGGTAGACGTTCCCACTACCAGCCGATGCTGGAAATAATGGGGAGGTGACACCTTAGTTACCGCATCCATTACCTCTGGTATATCAGTAGAGATTATCTCTTTTATATCAATTCCATATCGGTCTCCCCTCAGGATCTGTTCTTTGGCTTCTGGCTTTATAGGCGCCCATGATTGAAAAACCAAATCCCTTTTTGCGGAATGGGCAATACGCACCCCATCCGAATTTGACAGCATTACCATATTTCCTACACCTATCCGTCCATTCTCATGTTCAACAATCTCCCATAATTCCTCAGCCCTGCACTGTAGCGCCAGAACTCCGGATATTTTATCTTTATCATAGATGGGTACGCTAAAATAAATACTGGGCACTCCCCCATCCATGCATGGCGCCGAAACATAGTTTGTTCCATTCATGGCCTCACAGAAAAAGGGTCTCGCAGCGTAGTTCACGCCCGTCATATTGTTTGTATTCAACACTACATGCCCCTCACTATCGAAAAGCAAGGCGGCTAAAAAATCAGGGTCGATACGTAATCTGGCCCGGAAAAAAGCGGTGGTTTGAAAAAAGAGATGTGGCTGTTTCTCTCTGGATGCCTTCAGGATGCGAATCAACTGAGGTATCTTGAAAAGCCCATTAATATGCTTGAACTTAAAGTTTATGAAGTTATGAATGGCCGCCGAAGTGTTTTTTGTTTGGACATCAAGGAGGTGGATCGTCTGTTCCGTCAACTTGATTTTCGCTGACCGATAAAACCCGTATGTTACGGTAAGAAGCGGCAGGATAGATACCAGCAGAAGAACGATAAGAAGTTTTGTACCAATGGGTAGATTTTTGAATAGATTCATGTATAGGTAAACATGTATCACACCTCTAATCCCCCCCCCGGCCATAAGTATCAACTTAGGACTTCGGCAAATTGGGGCTTTTACAATATACTGTGCCCTTTTCTGTGTGATTGCAAGATGAGGGATATTTTCTGTATGAGGGAGTGAACACTGATGAAGTATTGTAATATACTGATTCCAAAATACTCTGTGCAAAAGGCTAGCAAATCCTATACCTGACTGGCGCCTGTCGTTAATAACGGCAAATTTGCATATACCCTGCAAATTGAATCGGCGAGCTTGTCTGGATCATGCCTGAGCAAATCTTGTTTTTCCCAGAGGATACGCTTCTGGCTAATGTCTTCGACCAAGTCTGCTTTTTTGACATTAACGTTCAAATTATAAACACCATCGTCCATAAAAACCACCCCCGCTCCTTCTTTTTGGTATCTATTCAGGATGTCCTTGCGGGGAATATTATTATTCACAATAACATAATCCAGTACGCCTTCCCCAAGGTATTTTATAATAGCATTAATGTGATGAGAAACTTTATAGTGATCAGTTTGGCCTGGTTGGGTAACAATATTACACACGTAAATCTTGGTAGCCTTACTGTTCCGAATGGCATTTCGAATGCCTGAAACTAAAAGATTCGTTATAATACTCGTATAAAGACTGCCCGGGCCTATTACAATGATATCGGCTTTCAGAATTTCTTCTACGGCTTCGGATGGAGACGCCACATTGTTATCTTTTAAAAAGACGTCCTTAATTGGCGGCTTTCCTACTGCACGCACATTAAATTCTTCTTCTACATAGGTTCCATCTTCCAGTTGTGCACAAATGTGAGTATTGTCCAGGGTCGAGGGGAGCACCTTTCCCCGAATGTTTAATATCTTACTGGCTTTTTTAATGGCTTCTTCGAAACTGCCCGTTATATCCGTTAATGCAGTCATCAGTAAATTCCCAAGACTCATACCCTCCAGTGAACCCCTATTAAACCTGTACTGAAACAACTGGTATAGTTCCCGTTCTTGTTCTTCCGTTTCAGAAAGCGCTACCAGGCAATTTCTTGCATCGCCTGGCGGGAGTATTCCGAATTCCTCTCTCAAAACGCCAGAACTTCGCCCTGAATCGGTGACTGTTACCACAGCGGTGAGATGTTTACTGTACGTTTTTGAACCTTCGAGCATAATAGGAAGCCCCGTGCCTCCTCCGATAGCAACAATCTTCAGTCTTTCAGGCGTTTTTCCCATATTGTTGAGTTGGAGAATGGTAGGAATCTGGAAAATGCGTTTGACCTTATAGTCTGGCTTGTCACACTCATTTACCACAGGCTCACACTTAAATCTTCCATGTAACATCTGGATGGTGGTCATCCCAAGCAATTTGGCAATCCGTAGCTCATCCCGCGCCCTGTCACCCACCATGATGGTCTCCCTTGGATTAATATTATACCTTCCGATAAGGTCACGAATGCAATCGTCCATGAGAAGGCCGATTTCCTGATCATTGATTACAATTTCATCAAAGTATGGTTTTAATCCAAGGATGTTTATCTTTTTTTCCTGTCGTTCATGGACACCAACGGATAGCAGAAAAAGTTTATAGCCTTTATCCCTCATTTCCTTCAGCGTAGGAATAACATCTGGAAACGGTTTAATCTCAGAGACTTCGCTACTATTGTATGCCTTATAGGCAATGCTGACTAATTTGTCATCGGCATGATATCTGTTCACGATTTCGTTAAATACGAGATAGTACGGACCGTGCCTGTCGGTAAGCTCCTTTTGTAACTGATAGACATCTTCTTCGGTGCAAGGCAGTCCAGCCTCGACCATTGCCCTGGCAGCGCGCCGCCTGGATGCATCAATAAGTGAACCAGTACAATCGTACAATGTATCGTCCAAATCAAAGATCACAGCCTTTATTTTCATATATAATACCCTCGATTAAGTAAATACTTTTATACTGTTCAGTCAATTGAAGCTAAGTGAGCTTTGCCCATAACAGAGATATTAAAACAACCTGCATTCATGCTTGTGTGTTAGCATTATACATTGTACATTTTCTTTTAAATCATTCAATTATATTGTTCATTTACAGGAGCAGCTGGCACATGTATTGCGAGTTTCCTCCTCACTTTATTTACCAGCAAATGGGCATGCCGTATTGGTTCGGGGATACGATATCCACGGCAGGTCTTCAAAGCAATACGGATTGCAAACGGCAGATCTGCCTTGTGGCCAGGGGATACAAAGATTGGATTGGTGTTTGCTTTCGTCCTCAGTACAGCGCCAACGACTTTGTTCTTATAGAAGAGTTTCGAATATTCACCCGCAATATTTTTGACACAACGGTACTCACCCACCAGTCGGCTTTTTGCACATCCGATGGAAGGTGTATCAAGGATCAGCCCCATATGTGACGCCAGTCCAAAATAACGGGGATGGGCAATGCCCTGCCCATCAAAAAGGATAACGTCCGGATTGTTTCTCAGTTTTTTAAATGCCTTAAGCAGGATGGGCGCCTCACGAAAAGAAAGAAGACCGGGAATATAGGGAAATCCCGCCTTGCCCACAGCCGTACTTTCCTCAATCTTTTCCAACTGTTTACCAAATGTAAACACAACTACGCCAGCAAAGAATCGATCGCTGTGCTTGTCGTAAGAAACATCTGCACCCGCTATGGTACAAATTTTTCCCGTAGTTTTTTTTAAGATTAACAGGTCTCTTAAAGTATCCTGTATCTGGACAGCCTTTTTGTAGTCTACACACCATGGATGTAATCGGTTGAATTTCACCTGACAATACCTGCTTGCTCAATCCAGAAATAAAAGAATTCAGATTTACGATTTTTAATCTGCGGCTGTAGTAAGGACTGCAGAATAAATCATAGCAATTTTATAATACCGTGCTAAACTACTAGTTATTATGGCGCTTCCAATTCTTCAATCTTAGGCAGGTCTTTAATATCATTCAACCCGAAATATTCGAGAAACTTTTTTGTGGTGCCATAGAGCAGGGGGTGCCCTAATGATTCGTCCCTCCCCACAACTTTAACAAGGTCTTTCTCCATGAGCAGCCTGATAATTTGACCTGATTGAACTCCACGGATGGCCTCCAGATTTGCCCGTAAAATTGGCTGCTTGTAAGCAATTATAGCAAGTGTCTCAAGGGCTGCTTGCGAGAGTTTCGTTTCTCCTGTCTTTTTTCGCAACTTCGCTATCCATTCATAATATTCAGGTTTAGTAAATAATTGATACCCCCCTGCAATTTCTTCAATCTGAAATGCCCTGCCCTGCATATCATAATCATTTTTTAACTGTGTAATTGCTTCCTGAATTTGAACACTATCAACACCTTCGATAATGTCTGTGAGTTTACGGAGGGTAATGGGTTCTTCGGCTGCAAATACCAAGGATTCAACGATGGGTTTGATTTCTTCAATTCTTTTCATATACCACGATACCGTTGATTTTTAAAAACTACTTAATTTCCCAGACAGGAGTTTGAACAACACCCTTTATTTTATCAATGGCATTCTGCACTGCATTAATAACCGCTTTTGTGGATATGGTAGCACCTGTAATAGCCGTAATCTTTTCTTCATCTTTCACCTTTGATACGACTAGTTGGTTATAGGTTTTATGCTTGAATTGCTCTTGAAACCAAGGTAGAGGTTTTTTCTCTTTTTTTAATAATCCAAATTTTTTTATTCTCTCAGGCTGCCCGTAAATTGGCAATTGCCAGGATTCTTCGCTATTCAAATCAATTGTTTTCAGTTCCTTGCCAAAGATTACACTCCACAATGTAGAGGTACTTTCAACCTCAGTCATCTTTGTACCGAGCCCCGGGGTTTCGTTTTGTGCGAGTATATTGATCCCGATAATCTTTTCAAGACCGGGATCAGTTCCCACCATGACTTTAATCTTACTCGAGTACCCCTGGGCCTCTCCGCATGCTGCATAACCAATAAGCTGCCCTGCTTTGTTCAGCCCCTTATAGACACGGTCTTGATCTGCTATCTCCGATGGTGTTACCTCCATCGGAGAACCTTCCAAACCGGGAAGCACAATATACAGCGCCTCTGTACGAACTGCCAAGTCCTTCCTTTTGATCGTGTCTTTGGTTAGTAAAAAAACCGATGACACCCCAAGCGAGGCCAAAAGAGAAACCATCGTCAGAGTAATCGTGTATTGTGCCTTCTTTTGCATATTAAACCTTTTTCACGCTGGTTCCATAGAGTCGAGGTTTCGTAAATCGATCAATCAGGGGTGTCGCTGTGTTCATGAGCAATATGGAATAGCATACCCCTTCTGGATAACCAGAATACAAACGGATCAGCACCGTTAGCACACCGGCGCCAACTGCAAAGATGAAAAGCCCTCGTTTTGTTAAAGGAGAGGTAACCATATCTGTAGCCATAAAGAATGCACCCAAAAATAACCCGCCTGCAAAGATATGATAAAATGGGTCATTAGCCCATGGCATTACGATCCGTGAAGGTAAAATTAAGACCATAACAAAGACCGTTGCTATATAACAAACAGGGACATACCACTTGACGCAATGCCTGTAAATCAGATAAGAGCCACCCAGCGATAATGCGATCACGGAAGTTTCCCCTATACAACCTGGAACATTTCCCATCAATAATTGAGTAAGGCGATATGTCTCTGCCCCTGCTTCTTTTGCCAGCGGAGTCGCCCTTGTGATAGCATCCACCAGTTTGCCTTCTGGATCGACCTTAGTAATACTATGAACAAGATTGCCAATTCCGTGTTGCAGGACGCGCCAATCTGAATTGATAACGGCAGGATACGCCACCTGCAAAAATGCGCGTGCTGCCAGAGCAGGGTTCCAGATGTTGTTTCCTAAACCACCAAAGGCGTGTTTTACAATGGTAATTGCAAAGAAAGACCCCACTACAGGGACATACCAGGGAACGCTCGGCGGCAATGTGTATGCCAACAGAATCCCGGTAACAACAGCACTGCCATCTTTGATGGTATTCACAATTGGCTGTTTTCGTAACAGTAAAATAAATATTTCAGCAACAACAGCAGCGATACAACTTAAAAAAACAACGTAGAGGCAGTAATATCCAAAGGTAAAAATACCGGCAACCCCGGCAGGAATCAGTGAAAACACCACAGCCCACATAATCCTGGGGATACTCTCCACATCACGGATATGGGGGGACGCACTAACAATTAAGGTAGTATTACTTTGAATCTGGTTCGACATCGAAGTTTTTTAAAAGACTTAACAATCCGTATTTATCCTTGCCCATAAAAATTACCATCTATAAGTATTACACCGTAAAACTTCTTTTTTTAACAAGTTTTTTTACCTCCCCTTTGTCCCCTCCTTGCGAAGGGGGGAAATAGGAGAGGCTATCTTTAGATGCAGCTGTGCTGCGTTATGCTTTTACCTTCTGTTTGGCAATCTCGGCTTTTGCAAATTTAATACTATGAACAATTGGTCTTTTCGCCGGGCAAATATAACTGCAACAGCCGCATTCCTTGCACTCCATAATGTTATTTTCCAGCGCCAGGCTAAACTCTTTTGCTTCACAGAGGATACTTAACACGCTGGGATTAAGCCCATAGGGACAGCTATTGATGCAACGCCCACATCGGATACAGGCGTGGGATTCCCACTTTTGAGCGTCTCTTAACACAAGAATACCGCCCGTTCCTTTGATAGTAACGGCGGTGTCTATATTCCCCTGTGCAACACCCATCATGGGACCACCAAAAATAATCTTACTGACATTCGCTGTAATCTTTGCCTCTTCTAACAATTGTCTTACAGGCGTCCCCAAACGCACCCAAAAATTTTGCGGGTTTTCTACCCCATTTCCCGTAACAGTGACTAATCTTTCGATCAATGGCTTTCTGAATTTCACCGCCTCATACACAGCAAAGGCCGTTCCCACGTTGATTACAATAGCGCCTACCTCTAAGGGCAACTGAGTCGGTTTAAATTCTCTGCCCAATAATGCTTTAATGAGCTGATGCTCCGCCCCCTGTGGATACTTTACCTCCATCAGGTCTACTTTTATATGGGGCTCATTTGATAAAATATCTTTAAAGAGGGTATAAACATCAGCCTTATTTGCCTCGATGCCGATATGTGCCTTTTTACATCCTACACACCTCATAACCAATTTCAAACCCTGGATAATTTCATGAGGTTTATCTAACATAAGCCGATAATCACAGGTAAGATATGGTTCGCATTCTGCACCGTTCATAACGACCGTATCGATTGCTTTATCTTTGGGAGGGGTGAGTTTTACGTGGGTAGGAAAAGTTGCGCCACCTAAGCCTACAATACCTGCCGATTGGATGCGCTTTCTGATCTCATCAGGTGTAACGAGATCGATATCAGAAGCAACATTCACACCTTCAATCCAGGAATCCTCCCCGGAATTTTCTATAATAACGGCCGAAGACCTTATTCCTGTGACTGGATGTGGCCAGGGAACAACATCAATGACTTTACCAGAAACAGAGGCATGCACGTTTGCAGAAACGAAACCCTGTGCATCGCCAACCAACTGTCCTTTTTTGACAATATCTCCTTTTTTGACAATTGGTTTGGCTGGAGCACCGATGTGCTGACTCATAAACAAGTATACGGTTTTGGGGAGTGGGATGGATACTTCTTTCTTATCCTGGGTAAGAACCTTCCCATCTTCGCTTGGGTGTATACCGCCGACAAATGTTTTAAATTTTGATTTAACAAAGGTTATCATTGGCTCAGCGGCTATCTCAATGCACGATCAATCTGGCGTACGGCCTGTTTGAGGCGTAGTTCATTCTCCACAATTGCCAATCGCAAATATCCCTCACCATGTTCCCCAAAGGCAGCTCCAGGAGCGACGGACACCTCTGCTTCATTCATGAGTTTATAAGCAAAATCCACCGAACCCATAGATCGCCATTTTTCTGGAATGGGAGCCCATACAAACATAGATGCCTTTGGTTTTTTGACGTTCCATCCGATACGATTCAGTCCGTCACAAAGCACATCCCTTCTGTTCTGGTAAATTTGCGCCTGCTCCTGTGTGTATTTATTACATTCCCGGAGTGCGATGATGGAGGCTATTTGTACGGGTTGGAAAATACCATAATCGTAATATCCCTTAACTTTTGCCAGAGTACTGACAATCTCTTTGTTTCCTACGCAAAACCCAAGCCTCCAGCCAGCCATGTTAAATGATTTAGACATGGTATTAAATTCCACACCGATCTCTTTTGCGCCTTTGACTTGTAAGAAGCTAGGCGGCTTGTACCCATCAAATGCGATTCCGCAATATGCAAAATCATGGACAACAATAATATTATGTTTCCTCGCGAAGGCTACAATCTCTTCGAAAAAACTCAATTCGATGGTAGCAGCAGTGGGATTATGGGGGAAATTTAAAATAAGCATCTTCGGGTGCGGCTTAAGACTTTTGACCGTACTGATCAGGTTTGGCAAAAACTTCTCATCTTCCGTAAGTGGTACACTGACGACATTGCCACCGGCTAAATTTACAGCATGGATATGAATGGGAAAGGCGGGATTGGGTACTACAACAGTATCGCCTGTTTCCAATAACCCCAAACACAGGTGAGATATCCCTTCTTTTGATCCGATAGTGCAAACTACTTCTTCTGGGTCAAGGATTACATTAAACTGCTTTTCGTAATATTTGGCGACTTCTCGTCTGAGATTGAATATGCCATTGGCCGAAACGGTATACCTGTGGTTCCTTGGATCCTGTACAGCCTCGCACAATTTCTGAATTATTGGTTGAGGTGTAGGGTCATTCGGATTCCCCATGCCCAAGTCAATTACATCAATATTATTACGTCGTTTTTCGTATTTTAAGGCGTTTAATCGTCCGAACAGATAAGGAGGTAATTGCTTAACTCTATTAGCGACATTAATCACAAACTCTTCTGACATTGCATCCTTTTCTCTAGAATCAATACTGTTCAGTTACAAAAGAACCTTTTCCATAATTATAGATCATTATACAGATAACAACTGTTTGAAATTCAATCGCTAACCAAATTTTTCGTAATCGAAGCATTTTCTATCAAACTAATCAGCCAGGGACCTATTCTTTCTTTGTACTGTTGATTTCTGACGATCTTTTCCAATTCTCCCTTGACCGCCTTAAAACTCTTATTACTTGCAGGTTTCCTGTCAAGAATTTTAATAATATGGTAGCCGTAGTCTGTTTTGATAATGTCACTGAGTTCACCAACCTTCAAGCGCGCCACGTCTGCACCCAAACTGTCTTTTGGGCTAAAAGGCTGCATCTTTCCGCCCCGGACAGCAGAGGCGCGGTCGACAGATTCGTTTCTTGCAAGGGTAGCAAAATCGGCACCGGATTTTAATTTTTTGAGCGCATCTTCGGCCTCCCTGCGGGTTCTAAAGACTATCTGGCTGGCCTCAATTTTTTCGCCATACTCTTCATCGTATGCCCTCTGCAGTTCTTCGTCTGTCACAGCAATTGTTTTTGTCATGAGTTTTTCAGCAATAAGTTCAACCTCAGCTTGTTTTCTCATCTTTCTGGAGAGCTTTTCTTCAAGTTGCGTAATACTGCTGCCGATCTTGACTAACTCTTTTTCCAGGTCTGCCCTGTCTTTTATCCGATATGTGCGCATTAAGCCTTCAACTTCACTGTTAACAAGAATCTTTAACTTCTGTTCCACTTCACTATTTGAAACACCAACCCCTTCTTTTTCCGCCATTTGATAGATCAGCGTCCTTCGGATGAGCACATCTAACGCATCTTCTCCATACGTATCAATCAGCAGGCTATAAAGATCTTGTCTTGTAATCTTTTGACCATTTACGATTGCCACAATATTTTTATCGGTAATAACCGGAGATTCGCTCTTCGTTGATTTAACAGCGTTCGTTACCTCGCCAAAGATCGTTTGTGTAAAAAACGTATCGGCAGAAAGCATCAGAGAAAAAAGGGTAACAGCTACACGGATTTTCATAAGAGTAAACATTGTAAAGGAAAGAGAGTTATAGTGAATATAAAAATATATAAAATTGATTTTGAATTATATCACAGTTAAAATTAAGGTGTCAATGTTTTTTGGCTTAATACCTATGGGAGATAGTAAGTGACAGCGATTATACTGGCAGGCGGGAAAAGCCGCAGAATGGGTTTTAATAAAGCATTTCTTCCGTACGGAGACAAAACATTCATCGAACATCAAATAGCAAGATTGAATAAAATCTTCGATGAAATCATTCTATCCGCAAACGATGCCAGGCTGTATGCCCATCTGAACCTACCCATTGTATCCGATATACTGCCAGAGAGAGGCCCGCTCAGCGGCATTTGTGCGGGTCTCATACGTTCTACAAGTTTTCACAGCTTCGTAATAGCCTGTGATATGCCTTTTATCCACGAAAAGATAATCCTTTATCTCAGGGAACAGATCGGTGGCTACGATGTGGTCGTACCACAGACAAGTCGAGGGCTAGAACCTCTGCATGCCTTTTATTCCAGGAATTGCATACAGCCAATGTATCGTTGTCTGAATGAAGGGCGACTGCGAATCATCGATTTTTTTTCAGAAGTAAAGGTAAAAATTGTCGATGAGCAGGAATTCAAGGAACTGGATGTACCCACACAGCCACTTGTCAATCTGAATACCCCGGAAGAATACCAGAAATACTGTGACTATAAGGCGCCAAATCAAAGGGAATCATGAACATGTTGCCCGATTTATTTGTGCAAAATATTGGTCAATTGGTGACTGTTGCAGACGCATCCCAAAAACCGAAAACATTTCATAGGATGGATGAAATCGGGATTATCAAGGATGGCGCTGTTGTTATAAGAGACGGATATTTTATTGATATTGGTACGACCAGGAAACTGAAAAAAAAGTATCACAGGAAGGATACAAAAATCATAGATGCTGCCGGAAAAGTTGTTTTGCCCGGCTTTGTGGATTGTCATACCCATACCATTTTTGGCGGTGACCGTACGGGAGAGTTTATCCAGCGTATTCAAGGAGAGACCTATTTAGAGATCCTTAAAAAGGGAGGAGGAATATTAAGTACCGTTGAAAATACCCGTAAACTAAAAATCCAGAACCTTGCTGAACTATCGAGAAAACACCTCGACACCATGCTTTTACATGGTACAACTACCGTGGAAATTAAAAGTGGATACGGACTCGATATGAAAAGTGAACTCAAAATCCTCAAGACCATACAATATCTGCAAAAAACACATCCTATGGATATTGTAGCTACCTTTCTCGGCGCCCACGTAATTCCTCCCGAATATAAACACTCCCCAAATAGCTATGTTAATTTAATATGCAATATGCTGCCGAAAGTAAAACCTTATGCAACCTTTTGCGATGTTTTTTGTGACGAAGGTGCTTTTAGTGCAGAACAGTCTGAAAGAATCCTTAAAACAGCAAAAGCGTCAAGTTTTAGGTTAAAGATACATACCAATGAATTTAAAGATATCGGTGGTGTGTCATTGGCTATTCAACTGAATGCAATTTCAGCAGACCATCTTGACAATATCAAACAGCGTGATATAGTAAGGCTAAAAAAGAGCAATATTCTTTGTGTTTTATTGCCGGGCGTACCTTTCTTTCTGATGAAAGATACTTATGCACCAGCAAGGAAAATGATAGAAAATGGGGTGCCCGTTGCATTGGCAACTGATTTTAATCCAGGTACATGCCCCAGTGGTAATATGCAAATGATAATAACCCTGGCATGTCTCAAGATGGGTATGACACCTGCCCAAGCAATTAACGCTACCACGATAAATGCAGCGCACGCTATCGGAGCAGCACACCGGATTGGAAGCATAGAGGTTGGAAAACAAGCGGATATGATAATTCTTGATATCCAGGAGTACACTCAATTGCCTTACTATTTTAGCATAAATCACGTGAAGACCACAATAAAGAAAGGCAAGATAGTTGTAGAAAATATGCAGTTAATAGATTCATAATAAAAAAACTGTGCTTTTCATTCCGTAATCTTATTAGAATAAATAATTACAATATTATTATTGTATATATCCTTTTTT contains:
- a CDS encoding diguanylate cyclase, encoding MNLFKNLPIGTKLLIVLLLVSILPLLTVTYGFYRSAKIKLTEQTIHLLDVQTKNTSAAIHNFINFKFKHINGLFKIPQLIRILKASREKQPHLFFQTTAFFRARLRIDPDFLAALLFDSEGHVVLNTNNMTGVNYAARPFFCEAMNGTNYVSAPCMDGGVPSIYFSVPIYDKDKISGVLALQCRAEELWEIVEHENGRIGVGNMVMLSNSDGVRIAHSAKRDLVFQSWAPIKPEAKEQILRGDRYGIDIKEIISTDIPEVMDAVTKVSPPHYFQHRLVVGTSTYHSVLRVTSNGWRIIGTIPEATFLEPVKSHMSYVLSIAGVIACVVAGVSIAVGRLGTKRINVFTSISKEIARGDFTKEVPFTHGDEIGQLGRTFNVMIASIKRKIEQLKYLNDVAIEVHSHIEIDRLLQDIANIAKRLINAEMSALLLSDEGGEEIKHFKVSLPNPSEAVCGEGQSKGGFGGMALSKALSEGAKAMVRSCGFLERVLSKGMSLRLDNVANDQYHASLPVNHPPIDTLLGVPIKMNHTVIGGLFLANKVNDERFTLEDEEILFTLAYQAAVAIENAKLYGEVQQLAITDGLTNLVNHKEFHRRLDENTEGSKRYQYPVSLLMIDIDHFKHFNDTYGHQTGDQVLKTVGDLIKAHVRVVDVCARYGGEEFAVLLRETDILPAVTLSERIRSTIYAYPFKHDGMRSQLSVSIGVACFPQDANNAEDLVKRADEALYAAKRTGRNKVCCCKSSQ
- a CDS encoding YvcK family protein, giving the protein MKIKAVIFDLDDTLYDCTGSLIDASRRRAARAMVEAGLPCTEEDVYQLQKELTDRHGPYYLVFNEIVNRYHADDKLVSIAYKAYNSSEVSEIKPFPDVIPTLKEMRDKGYKLFLLSVGVHERQEKKINILGLKPYFDEIVINDQEIGLLMDDCIRDLIGRYNINPRETIMVGDRARDELRIAKLLGMTTIQMLHGRFKCEPVVNECDKPDYKVKRIFQIPTILQLNNMGKTPERLKIVAIGGGTGLPIMLEGSKTYSKHLTAVVTVTDSGRSSGVLREEFGILPPGDARNCLVALSETEEQERELYQLFQYRFNRGSLEGMSLGNLLMTALTDITGSFEEAIKKASKILNIRGKVLPSTLDNTHICAQLEDGTYVEEEFNVRAVGKPPIKDVFLKDNNVASPSEAVEEILKADIIVIGPGSLYTSIITNLLVSGIRNAIRNSKATKIYVCNIVTQPGQTDHYKVSHHINAIIKYLGEGVLDYVIVNNNIPRKDILNRYQKEGAGVVFMDDGVYNLNVNVKKADLVEDISQKRILWEKQDLLRHDPDKLADSICRVYANLPLLTTGASQV
- the nfi gene encoding deoxyribonuclease V (cleaves DNA at apurinic or apyrimidinic sites), whose protein sequence is MKFNRLHPWCVDYKKAVQIQDTLRDLLILKKTTGKICTIAGADVSYDKHSDRFFAGVVVFTFGKQLEKIEESTAVGKAGFPYIPGLLSFREAPILLKAFKKLRNNPDVILFDGQGIAHPRYFGLASHMGLILDTPSIGCAKSRLVGEYRCVKNIAGEYSKLFYKNKVVGAVLRTKANTNPIFVSPGHKADLPFAIRIALKTCRGYRIPEPIRHAHLLVNKVRRKLAIHVPAAPVNEQYN
- the scpB gene encoding SMC-Scp complex subunit ScpB, with amino-acid sequence MKRIEEIKPIVESLVFAAEEPITLRKLTDIIEGVDSVQIQEAITQLKNDYDMQGRAFQIEEIAGGYQLFTKPEYYEWIAKLRKKTGETKLSQAALETLAIIAYKQPILRANLEAIRGVQSGQIIRLLMEKDLVKVVGRDESLGHPLLYGTTKKFLEYFGLNDIKDLPKIEELEAP
- a CDS encoding FMN-binding protein gives rise to the protein MQKKAQYTITLTMVSLLASLGVSSVFLLTKDTIKRKDLAVRTEALYIVLPGLEGSPMEVTPSEIADQDRVYKGLNKAGQLIGYAACGEAQGYSSKIKVMVGTDPGLEKIIGINILAQNETPGLGTKMTEVESTSTLWSVIFGKELKTIDLNSEESWQLPIYGQPERIKKFGLLKKEKKPLPWFQEQFKHKTYNQLVVSKVKDEEKITAITGATISTKAVINAVQNAIDKIKGVVQTPVWEIK
- a CDS encoding RnfABCDGE type electron transport complex subunit D, with the translated sequence MSNQIQSNTTLIVSASPHIRDVESIPRIMWAVVFSLIPAGVAGIFTFGYYCLYVVFLSCIAAVVAEIFILLLRKQPIVNTIKDGSAVVTGILLAYTLPPSVPWYVPVVGSFFAITIVKHAFGGLGNNIWNPALAARAFLQVAYPAVINSDWRVLQHGIGNLVHSITKVDPEGKLVDAITRATPLAKEAGAETYRLTQLLMGNVPGCIGETSVIALSLGGSYLIYRHCVKWYVPVCYIATVFVMVLILPSRIVMPWANDPFYHIFAGGLFLGAFFMATDMVTSPLTKRGLFIFAVGAGVLTVLIRLYSGYPEGVCYSILLMNTATPLIDRFTKPRLYGTSVKKV
- the rsxC gene encoding electron transport complex subunit RsxC gives rise to the protein MITFVKSKFKTFVGGIHPSEDGKVLTQDKKEVSIPLPKTVYLFMSQHIGAPAKPIVKKGDIVKKGQLVGDAQGFVSANVHASVSGKVIDVVPWPHPVTGIRSSAVIIENSGEDSWIEGVNVASDIDLVTPDEIRKRIQSAGIVGLGGATFPTHVKLTPPKDKAIDTVVMNGAECEPYLTCDYRLMLDKPHEIIQGLKLVMRCVGCKKAHIGIEANKADVYTLFKDILSNEPHIKVDLMEVKYPQGAEHQLIKALLGREFKPTQLPLEVGAIVINVGTAFAVYEAVKFRKPLIERLVTVTGNGVENPQNFWVRLGTPVRQLLEEAKITANVSKIIFGGPMMGVAQGNIDTAVTIKGTGGILVLRDAQKWESHACIRCGRCINSCPYGLNPSVLSILCEAKEFSLALENNIMECKECGCCSYICPAKRPIVHSIKFAKAEIAKQKVKA